One window of Marinobacterium aestuarii genomic DNA carries:
- a CDS encoding phasin family protein produces MFQDFTKQFGTSMEPFKDLVNIQTKMLEELTRQQMECTKSCVEATIQQTREMQKCQNATDLMELQKAYAKELEDTLRSVGEQNLRALQDARSAIDKITQSSFESFNPK; encoded by the coding sequence ATGTTTCAAGACTTTACCAAGCAGTTCGGCACATCAATGGAACCGTTCAAGGATCTTGTCAACATTCAGACCAAAATGCTCGAAGAGTTGACCCGCCAGCAGATGGAGTGCACCAAGTCCTGCGTCGAGGCGACGATTCAGCAGACCCGGGAAATGCAGAAATGTCAGAACGCCACCGATCTGATGGAGCTGCAGAAAGCCTACGCCAAGGAGCTTGAAGACACGCTGCGCAGCGTGGGCGAACAGAACCTCAGGGCGCTGCAGGATGCGCGCTCTGCCATCGACAAAATTACCCAGAGCAGCTTCGAATCTTTTAATCCCAAGTAA
- the gloA gene encoding lactoylglutathione lyase: MRILHTMLRVTDLQKSISFYTELMGMRLLRRKDYPAGKFTLAFLGYGDEKDTTVLELTHNWDTSSYELGTAYGHIAIEVDDVYAACDSIKTRGGQVVREAGPMKGGTSILAFVKDPDGYMIELLDPKRLD, from the coding sequence ATGCGCATTTTACACACCATGTTGCGGGTTACGGACCTGCAGAAGTCAATCTCCTTCTACACCGAGCTGATGGGTATGCGCCTGCTGCGCCGCAAGGATTATCCGGCAGGCAAATTCACCCTCGCCTTTCTCGGCTACGGCGATGAGAAGGACACTACAGTACTGGAACTGACCCACAACTGGGACACCTCCAGCTACGAGCTGGGCACCGCCTACGGTCATATCGCCATTGAAGTAGACGATGTCTACGCCGCCTGCGACAGCATCAAGACCCGCGGTGGCCAGGTCGTGCGCGAGGCTGGCCCCATGAAAGGCGGCACCAGCATTCTGGCCTTCGTCAAAGATCCCGACGGCTACATGATCGAGCTGCTGGATCCAAAACGCCTCGATTAA
- a CDS encoding tetratricopeptide repeat protein, whose amino-acid sequence MSKRTLLAAAGLLMALSSTPLLAADLGQASRDFENKDYSAALDALESLSKEGNPEALSMLGQMYENGWGVDKDLEKAAALFKRGANQGHLGSVNGLRRLKNIEYRQELNSVRLSAEAGDASAQNRLGEMYEFGYGIERDPNLAYSWYLRAAEQQLVAAEHNIGRCYNFGTGVAQDFAQAETWYRKAAKQGHMDAMFFLGTLYSNNHGQDQSIDTNVMAYAWMHNSAQLGNATAAAIEKRLLMKLDEPQTQAAKALAEEYLDQYVRPFK is encoded by the coding sequence ATGAGCAAAAGAACACTCCTTGCAGCCGCCGGTCTGTTAATGGCCCTGTCCAGCACCCCACTGCTGGCGGCAGACCTGGGCCAGGCCAGCCGCGACTTTGAAAACAAGGACTACAGCGCTGCACTCGACGCCCTGGAGTCCCTGAGCAAGGAAGGCAATCCCGAGGCCCTGAGCATGCTCGGACAGATGTATGAAAACGGCTGGGGTGTGGACAAGGATCTCGAGAAGGCCGCCGCCCTGTTCAAGCGCGGTGCCAACCAGGGCCACCTGGGCAGCGTTAACGGTCTGCGCCGGCTGAAGAACATCGAGTACCGCCAGGAACTGAACAGCGTGCGCCTGAGCGCCGAAGCCGGCGATGCCAGCGCCCAGAACCGCCTGGGGGAGATGTACGAGTTCGGTTACGGCATCGAGCGTGATCCCAACCTGGCCTACAGCTGGTACCTGCGCGCCGCAGAACAGCAACTGGTGGCGGCAGAGCACAACATCGGCCGCTGCTACAACTTTGGCACCGGCGTCGCCCAGGACTTTGCCCAGGCCGAAACCTGGTACCGCAAGGCCGCCAAACAGGGTCACATGGATGCGATGTTTTTCCTTGGCACCCTCTACTCCAACAATCACGGCCAGGACCAGAGCATCGATACCAACGTCATGGCCTACGCCTGGATGCACAACTCGGCACAGCTGGGCAACGCCACCGCGGCGGCCATCGAAAAGCGCCTGCTGATGAAGCTCGACGAGCCCCAGACCCAGGCTGCCAAGGCGCTGGCCGAAGAATACCTCGACCAGTACGTGCGCCCCTTCAAGTAA
- a CDS encoding RDD family protein, with protein MHIPFSDSREAIRSATLVRRLLSMLYDGLLILALWMVLGGIGVAINHGEAVEGPVFKSVLFIASYLFFAYFWTRSGQTLGMIAWNLRVETLAGGRISWMQALIRFMAAIPSVLLLGAGYWWMLLSDEKLSWNDRFSDTRVVQLEKLKKT; from the coding sequence ATGCATATCCCATTTTCCGACAGTCGCGAGGCCATACGCTCCGCTACCCTGGTGCGCCGACTGCTGTCCATGCTGTACGACGGCCTGCTGATTCTCGCGCTCTGGATGGTGCTGGGGGGTATCGGCGTGGCCATCAACCACGGCGAGGCCGTGGAAGGCCCAGTGTTCAAATCAGTGCTCTTTATTGCCAGCTATCTGTTCTTCGCCTACTTCTGGACCCGCAGTGGCCAGACGCTGGGGATGATCGCCTGGAACCTGCGCGTTGAAACCCTGGCGGGCGGGCGCATCAGCTGGATGCAGGCGCTGATTCGCTTCATGGCCGCCATACCCTCGGTATTACTGCTGGGTGCCGGTTACTGGTGGATGCTGCTAAGCGACGAGAAGCTCAGCTGGAATGACCGTTTCTCGGATACCCGCGTGGTGCAGCTCGAGAAACTGAAGAAGACTTAA
- the lptG gene encoding LPS export ABC transporter permease LptG, translating to MRKLDWYIAQHVLGAIMVVMLVVVGLDLLFALVDEMDSFNERYDILEALLYLGMTVPRRIYEFLPLSCLVGCLIGLGMLASHSELTVMRASGVSTGRIVAAVMKPVLVLVLAALVLGEYVVPQTEQIAQSRRALVQSGGEALQSRYGVWHREGDSFIHINAVQPGGVIFGVTRYQLNGERDLASASYARRGEFVDNAWQLEDIRETRFLGDSTEVQERASEVWNSGLTPTLLSVIVVEPVDLSITGLSAFSAYLSEQGLSSVDYKLAFWGKLLQPLAILALVLIGISFIFGPLRSVTVGQRLIVGILVGLTFKFAQDLMGPASSVYGFAPWLAVLAPILLCLALGGWMLQRAK from the coding sequence ATGAGAAAGCTCGACTGGTATATTGCTCAGCACGTACTGGGCGCCATTATGGTGGTCATGCTGGTGGTGGTGGGGCTGGATCTGTTGTTCGCGCTGGTGGATGAGATGGACTCCTTCAACGAGCGCTACGACATACTGGAGGCGCTGCTCTATCTGGGCATGACGGTGCCGCGTCGCATCTATGAGTTTCTGCCGCTGAGCTGCCTGGTAGGCTGCCTCATCGGGCTTGGCATGCTGGCCTCCCACAGCGAACTGACCGTTATGCGCGCGTCTGGCGTGTCCACCGGACGCATAGTGGCTGCGGTGATGAAACCGGTGCTGGTGCTGGTGCTGGCGGCGCTGGTGCTGGGGGAGTACGTGGTACCCCAGACCGAGCAGATTGCCCAGAGCCGCAGGGCCCTGGTGCAGTCCGGTGGCGAGGCGCTGCAGTCGCGCTATGGTGTCTGGCATCGCGAAGGCGACAGCTTTATTCATATCAACGCCGTGCAGCCGGGTGGCGTCATCTTCGGCGTGACCCGTTATCAGCTCAATGGCGAACGGGATCTGGCCTCGGCGAGCTATGCGCGCCGCGGCGAATTCGTCGACAACGCCTGGCAGCTGGAAGACATCCGTGAAACCCGCTTTCTGGGGGACAGCACCGAGGTGCAGGAGCGCGCAAGCGAAGTCTGGAATTCGGGCCTGACGCCAACCCTGCTGTCGGTCATAGTGGTGGAACCGGTGGATCTGTCGATTACCGGCCTGAGCGCATTCTCGGCCTACCTGAGCGAGCAGGGGCTGAGCAGTGTGGATTACAAGCTGGCGTTCTGGGGCAAGCTGCTGCAGCCGCTGGCGATACTGGCGCTGGTACTGATCGGCATTTCGTTTATTTTCGGACCTCTGCGCAGCGTCACTGTGGGGCAGCGCCTGATTGTCGGTATCCTGGTGGGCCTGACCTTCAAGTTCGCCCAGGATCTGATGGGGCCGGCCAGCAGCGTTTACGGCTTCGCGCCCTGGCTGGCGGTACTGGCCCCCATTCTGCTGTGTCTGGCGCTGGGTGGCTGGATGCTGCAGCGGGCTAAATAA
- the lptF gene encoding LPS export ABC transporter permease LptF, giving the protein MIVFRYLTREVLISTAAVSTILLMIIVSGRFIKYLGDAAAGKLAPELLSQMLLYRLPGFLELILPLGLFLGVLLAFGRLYLESEMVVLRACGISQKRLVLYALGPATVVALVVGLLSMQLSPLGAQRTADLYLQQDNINAFDTLVPGRFQQLPGGNRVTYTESLDAAAGGLERLFISDSSQGGAPVVVLAERGYRYDTQDNGRFLVLQDGVRYEGVPGDANYRRIQYGEYGVRLPDAAAELQSAELEAMPTLALLADGSNAAMAQFHWRLSLPVLALVVTLLAVPMSRTNPRQGRFAKLIPSIVLYLLYLTLLGAARGAVEDGKAPGLSLWLVHAGFLALALNLIFAEHFWERLGQRLPSLLSLKRGRA; this is encoded by the coding sequence TTGATCGTTTTCCGATACCTGACCCGCGAAGTACTGATCAGCACGGCTGCGGTAAGCACAATCCTGCTGATGATCATCGTAAGCGGGCGCTTTATCAAGTACCTCGGTGATGCGGCGGCGGGCAAGCTGGCGCCCGAGTTGCTGAGCCAGATGCTGCTCTATCGGCTGCCGGGTTTTCTGGAACTGATACTGCCGCTGGGGCTGTTTCTGGGCGTGCTGCTGGCCTTTGGACGCCTCTATCTGGAAAGCGAAATGGTGGTGCTGCGTGCCTGCGGCATAAGTCAGAAGCGGCTGGTGCTTTATGCGCTGGGGCCGGCCACAGTGGTGGCGCTGGTGGTGGGGTTGCTGAGCATGCAGCTGTCGCCGCTGGGGGCACAGCGCACGGCGGACCTGTACCTGCAGCAGGACAACATCAATGCCTTTGATACCCTGGTGCCGGGGCGTTTTCAGCAGCTGCCGGGCGGTAACCGCGTGACCTATACCGAATCGCTGGATGCGGCGGCGGGTGGGCTGGAGCGGCTGTTTATTTCCGACAGTAGCCAGGGTGGCGCGCCTGTTGTTGTGCTGGCAGAGCGCGGCTATCGCTACGATACCCAGGACAACGGCCGCTTCCTGGTGTTGCAGGATGGCGTGCGCTATGAAGGCGTGCCGGGGGATGCCAACTACCGCCGCATCCAGTATGGCGAGTACGGCGTGCGCCTGCCGGATGCCGCGGCAGAGCTGCAGAGCGCAGAACTTGAGGCGATGCCGACCCTGGCGCTGCTGGCCGATGGCAGCAACGCGGCTATGGCCCAGTTCCACTGGCGCCTCTCCCTGCCGGTGCTGGCGCTGGTGGTGACGCTGCTGGCGGTACCCATGAGTCGCACCAATCCGCGCCAGGGACGTTTTGCCAAGCTGATCCCCTCCATTGTGCTCTATCTGCTTTATTTGACGCTGCTGGGTGCGGCCCGCGGTGCGGTAGAGGATGGTAAGGCACCGGGGCTAAGTCTGTGGCTGGTGCATGCTGGCTTTTTGGCGCTGGCGCTGAATCTTATTTTTGCCGAACACTTCTGGGAGCGGCTGGGCCAGCGCTTGCCGAGTCTGTTGAGTCTTAAACGGGGACGCGCATGA
- a CDS encoding leucyl aminopeptidase, whose amino-acid sequence MDFEIVSGAIAALETELLIVGVEADNVLTPAAASLDSASNGYLSDILGGGDIQGKLAESLLLQRVPGVAAKRVLLLGLGKSDERSERSYRKLVKAAFGSIKSISASSVTFALDVPATQQNDLYRQTRQLVEWGTAELYQYDETKSQKAEPLQLAHLHILLADDDVETGEHALVDGVAIANGVSVARDVGNLPGNICTPTYLAQQAIRLGDEYDSISTTVLDESEMEKLGMHSLLSVGHGSDQPSKLIVMEYKGAADADAQPYALVGKGITFDTGGISLKGGAGMDEMKFDMCGAASVLGTMSAVAEMALPINVVGIIAAAENMPSGRATKPGDVITTMSGQTVEVLNTDAEGRLVLCDALTYSERFKPRTVVDIATLTGACIVALGHQASGLLANDDALANELLEAGEFAADRAWRLPLWDEYQEQLDSNFADIANIGGPAGGTITAACFLSRFTKNLRWAHLDIAGVAWNSKGKEKGATGRCVPLLSQYLLDQIEDSEHEH is encoded by the coding sequence ATGGATTTCGAGATTGTAAGCGGCGCCATCGCGGCGCTGGAAACGGAACTGCTGATCGTCGGCGTCGAAGCCGACAACGTCCTGACCCCCGCGGCGGCCAGTCTGGACAGTGCCAGTAACGGCTACCTGAGCGACATCCTTGGCGGTGGCGACATCCAGGGCAAACTGGCCGAAAGCCTGCTGCTGCAGCGCGTCCCGGGCGTTGCCGCCAAGCGCGTGCTGCTGCTGGGTCTGGGCAAGAGCGATGAGCGCAGCGAACGCAGCTACCGCAAACTGGTCAAGGCCGCCTTTGGCAGCATCAAGAGCATCAGTGCCAGCAGCGTGACTTTCGCGCTGGACGTGCCCGCCACTCAGCAGAACGATCTGTACCGCCAGACCCGTCAGCTGGTGGAATGGGGCACAGCCGAGCTCTATCAGTACGACGAAACCAAGAGCCAGAAGGCCGAACCGCTGCAGCTGGCACACCTGCACATTCTGCTGGCCGACGACGATGTCGAAACCGGCGAACATGCCCTGGTCGACGGCGTTGCCATTGCCAACGGCGTATCGGTGGCGCGGGATGTCGGCAACCTGCCGGGCAACATCTGCACCCCTACCTACCTGGCTCAGCAGGCGATCCGTCTGGGCGACGAATACGACAGCATCAGCACCACGGTGCTGGACGAATCCGAGATGGAAAAGCTCGGCATGCACTCGCTGCTGTCGGTCGGCCACGGCAGTGACCAGCCCTCCAAGCTGATCGTGATGGAATACAAGGGTGCCGCCGACGCAGACGCCCAGCCCTATGCCCTGGTGGGCAAGGGTATTACCTTCGATACCGGCGGCATCAGCCTCAAGGGCGGCGCCGGCATGGATGAAATGAAGTTCGACATGTGCGGTGCCGCCAGCGTGCTCGGTACCATGAGCGCGGTGGCCGAAATGGCGCTGCCGATCAACGTGGTCGGCATCATCGCCGCCGCCGAGAACATGCCCAGCGGCCGGGCCACCAAGCCGGGTGACGTTATCACCACCATGTCGGGGCAGACCGTTGAAGTCCTCAACACCGATGCCGAAGGCCGTCTGGTACTCTGCGACGCCCTGACCTACTCCGAGCGTTTCAAGCCCAGGACAGTGGTGGATATCGCCACCCTCACCGGCGCCTGCATAGTGGCGCTCGGTCACCAGGCATCAGGCCTGCTGGCCAACGATGATGCCCTGGCCAACGAGCTGCTGGAAGCCGGCGAATTCGCCGCCGACCGCGCCTGGCGCCTGCCGCTCTGGGACGAGTACCAGGAACAGCTGGACTCCAACTTCGCCGATATCGCCAACATCGGTGGCCCGGCGGGCGGCACCATTACCGCGGCCTGCTTCCTGTCCCGTTTCACCAAAAACCTGCGCTGGGCTCACCTGGATATCGCGGGCGTGGCCTGGAACAGCAAGGGCAAGGAAAAGGGCGCCACCGGGCGCTGCGTACCGCTCCTGAGCCAGTACCTGCTGGACCAGATCGAAGACAGCGAGCATGAGCACTAA
- a CDS encoding DNA polymerase III subunit chi: MSTKNRADFYILAASDEDSRQQFFCRLSEKILGLGLQVFVQVPDEIRAGRLDEQLWSWRPDSFVPHALQGATPEAPITIGWGLELPAHRDVYVNLRLALPPEALQFKRIVEIVVQDDAILEASRNNYRLCKDQGLELHRRDMRR, translated from the coding sequence ATGAGCACTAAAAACCGCGCTGACTTCTACATACTGGCGGCGTCCGACGAGGACAGCCGCCAGCAGTTTTTCTGCCGCCTGAGCGAGAAAATTCTCGGCCTCGGGCTGCAGGTGTTTGTGCAGGTGCCGGATGAAATCCGCGCCGGCAGACTCGACGAACAGCTCTGGTCCTGGCGGCCCGACAGCTTCGTACCCCATGCCCTGCAGGGCGCAACGCCCGAGGCACCGATCACCATCGGCTGGGGCCTGGAGCTGCCCGCGCACCGCGATGTCTACGTTAACCTCAGACTGGCGCTTCCACCCGAGGCGCTGCAGTTCAAGCGCATCGTTGAAATCGTGGTACAGGACGATGCCATCCTTGAGGCCAGCCGCAACAACTACCGTCTGTGCAAGGACCAGGGTCTGGAACTGCACCGTCGCGACATGCGGAGGTAA
- a CDS encoding efflux RND transporter periplasmic adaptor subunit, with product MGIPKSLLLIPLVLLIAAGIYWLQREDPVPVALFDVERGTVELIAANSRAGTIRACQRSRLSMPQGGRVERLLVSEGDRVKAGQVLLELWHQDLDVRVEQARATLRVRQIEQQRSCDNADLAQREYLRTQPLAQRKLASAERLDQRETDARLGKLSCDQAGATTDQASAELRLQQIMLDESRLRAPFAGIVAQINGEPGEFVTPSPPGIPTPPAVDLIDDSCLYVRAPIDEIEAARLSVGQPARISLDAFRDQVFPGRISRIAAFVTEVEKQARTVDIDVLFAPLPENANFLVGYSADVEIILDQRALATRIPTETLLDGNRVLRYDPKSGTLVEQKVTPGLSNWNWIEVTDGLDPGQRILQSLDREGVGDGTKVIPE from the coding sequence ATGGGAATACCTAAAAGCTTGCTGCTGATACCGCTGGTGCTGCTCATTGCCGCAGGCATCTATTGGCTGCAGCGCGAAGATCCCGTCCCCGTGGCGCTGTTTGATGTCGAGCGCGGCACGGTGGAGCTGATCGCCGCCAACAGCCGGGCAGGCACCATTCGGGCCTGTCAGCGCTCGCGCCTGTCCATGCCCCAGGGTGGACGCGTCGAACGGCTGCTGGTCAGCGAGGGTGACAGGGTCAAAGCCGGCCAAGTGTTGCTGGAGCTCTGGCACCAGGATCTCGATGTTCGGGTCGAACAGGCCAGGGCCACACTGCGGGTGCGGCAGATCGAGCAGCAGCGCAGCTGCGATAACGCCGACCTGGCACAGCGGGAATACCTGCGCACCCAGCCTCTGGCCCAGCGCAAGCTGGCATCAGCCGAGCGGCTCGATCAGCGCGAGACCGACGCCCGTCTTGGCAAACTCAGCTGTGACCAGGCCGGCGCAACCACCGACCAGGCCAGCGCCGAACTGCGCCTGCAACAGATCATGCTGGATGAATCACGGCTGCGGGCGCCCTTCGCCGGCATCGTCGCCCAGATCAATGGCGAGCCCGGCGAGTTCGTGACCCCCTCCCCACCCGGCATTCCGACACCGCCGGCCGTGGATCTGATAGACGACAGCTGTCTCTATGTACGGGCCCCCATCGATGAAATAGAGGCGGCGAGGTTATCCGTCGGCCAGCCTGCCCGCATCTCGCTGGATGCCTTTCGCGACCAGGTATTTCCGGGCCGGATAAGCCGCATCGCGGCCTTCGTGACAGAAGTCGAGAAGCAGGCCCGCACAGTGGATATCGACGTGCTCTTTGCCCCCCTGCCCGAAAACGCCAACTTTCTGGTGGGCTATAGCGCCGATGTTGAAATCATCCTGGATCAGCGCGCCCTGGCAACGCGCATCCCCACCGAAACCCTGCTTGATGGCAACCGGGTACTGCGGTATGACCCCAAGAGCGGGACCCTGGTCGAGCAAAAGGTAACGCCGGGACTGTCCAACTGGAACTGGATCGAAGTGACGGATGGCCTCGACCCCGGGCAGCGTATCCTGCAGAGCCTCGATCGCGAGGGGGTGGGCGACGGCACTAAGGTCATCCCTGAATGA
- a CDS encoding ABC transporter ATP-binding protein, which produces MIRLQDLSKTYELGGQPVKALDQVDLAIEAGEYLSVMGPSGSGKSTLLNMIGLLDTPDSGRYFLAGREMNALNEEARAAERNRRIGFVFQAYHLLERLSARENIELPLVLAGMAPAERRPLVDQLIRRLDLDSRAGHLPRQLSGGQRQRVAIARAVIRKPALLLADEPTGNLDSHSGAEVITLLEELNGHGITLLVVTHDSAIGQRAGRRLRMEDGRITDDSGAPAPSADSRHAHL; this is translated from the coding sequence ATGATCCGTCTCCAGGATCTGAGCAAGACCTATGAGCTGGGTGGTCAGCCGGTGAAAGCGCTGGATCAGGTGGATCTGGCTATTGAGGCCGGCGAATACCTGTCGGTGATGGGGCCGTCCGGCTCCGGCAAATCGACTCTGCTGAACATGATCGGCCTGCTCGACACACCCGACAGCGGCCGCTACTTCCTGGCCGGGCGGGAGATGAACGCGCTCAACGAAGAGGCCCGCGCCGCCGAGCGTAACCGCCGCATCGGCTTTGTCTTCCAGGCCTACCACCTGCTTGAACGCCTTAGCGCGCGGGAAAATATCGAACTGCCGCTGGTACTCGCCGGCATGGCGCCCGCCGAACGCCGCCCGCTGGTCGACCAGCTGATCAGACGCCTGGATCTCGACAGTCGCGCCGGCCATCTGCCGCGTCAGCTGTCGGGTGGCCAGCGCCAGCGCGTCGCCATTGCCCGGGCCGTGATCCGCAAACCCGCGCTGCTGCTGGCCGACGAGCCGACCGGCAACCTCGACAGCCACTCCGGCGCCGAGGTCATAACGTTGCTCGAGGAGCTCAACGGCCATGGCATCACCCTGCTGGTCGTCACCCACGACTCCGCCATTGGGCAACGTGCCGGACGCCGCCTGCGCATGGAGGACGGGCGAATTACCGACGACAGCGGTGCCCCTGCCCCTTCAGCGGATAGCCGCCATGCGCACCTCTGA
- a CDS encoding ABC transporter permease, giving the protein MRTSDLLQFNLRLLLRQRFRTLMSLLAMAVGVAAVLLLTGLGEGARQFVLNEFSLLGSDVLIMLPGRKETSGGIPPLTGEGTRDITLEDAQALERLSSVQRVAPLIVGNAQTHVGGRSRELLTVGTSAVFFSLRELAVRQGQALPVIPLQRAEPVAVIGSGARRELFGHQKALGAWLRIGDRRFRVIGILDDRGQSLGLDLSDGILIPVAAAQQIFNTQGMFRVFLQIRPGSPMPKARNDIQALMQQRHGGERDVTLITQDALLGAFDDILQLLTLGVGAIAAISLLVAGILIMNITLISVSQRTREIGLLKALGASARTVRLLFISEALQLALVGSVLGAATGYSLLALGHWFFPLLPFVVSIWALGAALGVAGATALVFAWLPASRAARMPPVLALHGQAR; this is encoded by the coding sequence ATGCGCACCTCTGACCTGTTGCAGTTCAATCTGCGCCTGCTGCTGCGCCAGCGTTTTCGAACACTGATGAGCCTGCTGGCCATGGCGGTAGGGGTTGCCGCCGTGCTGCTGCTGACAGGGCTTGGCGAGGGCGCGCGCCAGTTCGTGCTGAACGAATTCTCACTGCTGGGCAGCGACGTACTGATCATGCTGCCCGGGCGCAAGGAGACCAGCGGCGGCATCCCGCCACTGACCGGCGAAGGCACCCGCGATATTACCCTCGAGGATGCGCAGGCTTTGGAACGGCTCAGTTCGGTGCAGCGTGTCGCGCCGCTGATCGTCGGCAATGCCCAGACCCATGTCGGCGGACGCAGCCGCGAGCTGCTGACCGTGGGCACCAGCGCCGTCTTTTTCAGCCTGCGCGAGCTGGCGGTCAGGCAGGGCCAGGCGCTGCCGGTGATACCGCTGCAACGGGCGGAACCGGTTGCCGTTATCGGCTCCGGCGCACGCCGTGAACTCTTTGGCCATCAAAAGGCCCTGGGCGCCTGGTTGCGTATCGGCGACCGGCGCTTTCGGGTGATCGGTATTCTGGATGATCGCGGCCAATCCCTCGGACTGGACCTGAGCGATGGCATCCTGATTCCCGTTGCCGCCGCGCAGCAGATTTTCAATACCCAGGGCATGTTCCGCGTTTTTCTGCAGATCCGTCCTGGCAGCCCAATGCCTAAGGCGCGCAACGATATTCAGGCACTGATGCAGCAGCGCCACGGCGGCGAGCGGGATGTCACCCTTATTACCCAGGATGCCCTGCTCGGCGCCTTCGATGACATCCTGCAGCTGCTGACGCTGGGCGTCGGGGCCATCGCCGCCATCAGCCTGCTGGTGGCCGGCATTCTGATCATGAACATTACCCTGATCAGCGTCAGCCAGCGTACCCGCGAAATCGGCCTGCTCAAGGCGCTGGGCGCCAGCGCCCGCACCGTGCGGCTGCTGTTTATCAGCGAGGCCCTGCAGCTGGCCCTGGTCGGCTCGGTGCTCGGCGCCGCCACGGGCTATAGTCTGCTGGCACTGGGCCACTGGTTCTTTCCGCTGTTGCCCTTTGTGGTGTCGATCTGGGCCCTGGGCGCGGCCCTGGGGGTCGCCGGTGCAACGGCCCTGGTGTTCGCCTGGCTGCCTGCATCCCGCGCTGCCCGCATGCCGCCGGTGCTGGCGTTACACGGGCAGGCCCGCTGA
- a CDS encoding ABC transporter permease produces the protein MRLADALRLVSRALLTARLRSFLTMLGIAVGIAAVSLLTTLGAGLQLYVLDNFSQFGSRIVAVNPGKTQTGGIGGLLYSTRPLSLDDADSLRSLAFVEQVVPVVQGSGAIEFGRRVRHTDIIGGNGEMAAAWRFELAQGQFLPVISGNSQPLAVLGSKVRRELFGDARALGRFIRVGGERYRVVGVMASKGQMLGFDLDDIVYIPIDRALSLFNRPGLMEIDITYRAGTGAQQVAERIRQRLIQRHGVEDFSLTTQDEMLSSLNRILSLLTVAVGALGGISLLVGAIGIVTIMVTTVQERSAEIGLLRALGATRRQILLLFLGEALLLALAGGLFGLLLMALLLGVLALAIPALPISLSPFYLLLALLLAAVVGLLAGVSPAWRAAGLNPVDALQQE, from the coding sequence ATGCGCTTGGCTGATGCCCTGCGCCTGGTCAGCCGAGCCCTGCTGACCGCCCGGCTACGCAGTTTTTTAACCATGCTGGGCATTGCCGTGGGGATCGCCGCCGTCAGCCTGCTGACCACCCTTGGCGCCGGCCTGCAGCTCTATGTACTGGATAATTTTTCCCAGTTCGGCAGTCGCATCGTCGCCGTCAACCCGGGCAAAACTCAGACAGGCGGTATCGGCGGCCTGCTCTACAGCACCAGGCCGCTGTCGCTGGACGATGCCGACAGCCTGCGCTCGCTGGCGTTCGTCGAGCAGGTCGTACCCGTGGTACAGGGCAGCGGCGCGATCGAGTTTGGCCGGCGCGTGCGCCACACTGATATCATCGGCGGCAATGGCGAAATGGCCGCGGCCTGGCGTTTTGAGCTCGCCCAGGGCCAGTTCCTGCCGGTCATCAGCGGCAACTCCCAGCCGCTGGCCGTGCTCGGATCCAAGGTAAGGCGCGAACTGTTCGGCGATGCCCGTGCGCTCGGTCGCTTTATCCGGGTCGGCGGCGAACGCTATCGGGTGGTCGGCGTCATGGCCAGCAAGGGCCAGATGCTTGGTTTCGACCTGGACGATATCGTCTATATCCCGATCGACCGCGCCCTGTCGCTGTTCAATCGCCCCGGCCTGATGGAGATCGATATCACCTACCGTGCCGGCACCGGCGCCCAGCAGGTAGCCGAGCGCATCCGCCAGCGCCTGATACAGCGCCACGGGGTGGAGGATTTCAGCCTCACCACCCAGGATGAAATGCTCAGCAGCCTGAACCGCATTCTGAGTCTGCTGACTGTGGCGGTCGGGGCACTGGGTGGCATCTCGCTGCTGGTGGGCGCCATCGGCATCGTCACCATCATGGTCACCACGGTGCAGGAGCGCAGCGCCGAGATCGGGCTGCTGCGGGCGCTGGGAGCCACAAGACGGCAGATTCTGCTGCTGTTCCTCGGTGAAGCCCTGCTGCTGGCCCTGGCAGGAGGCCTGTTCGGACTGTTGCTCATGGCCCTGCTGCTGGGCGTGCTGGCGCTGGCCATTCCCGCCCTGCCAATCAGCCTGAGTCCCTTTTACCTGCTGCTGGCTCTGCTGCTCGCCGCCGTCGTCGGATTGCTGGCCGGCGTATCCCCGGCCTGGCGCGCCGCCGGGCTGAACCCGGTTGATGCACTGCAGCAGGAATAG